CACCGAGATCGCCATTTTCCAGTGATGGCGCGCGGCCTCGGCCTCCGCCGCGGCGGCAAGCGTCTTGGCTTCGGCAAGGGTGATCGACGTGCCGTAGGGGAGATCGTAGGGCATTTGTTCGGGGACGCCGGCGGGAAGCGGGGCTTGCGCGCGGGCGCCGCCGGCGAGTGTCGCCAAGAGAGCGAGCAGGGAAAGGGCGGTTTTGCGGTTGATCGATGGCATCTTTTTTCCTCCTGATTTTCACGCGCCGGCCCGGATGGGCAGCGCTTGGACCAAAATACTGTGCAGCGATTTTACGGCACCAGCAATCGACCGTCGGCCATCGCGAGGGGACGCGCCGGCCGGCCGCGGTCATTCCGAAAGCGTTGCATCCGACCACAGAGGCTGCTATCACGGGTCTGTGATTGCGCGTTGGTCTGGAGGCGAAGCGGCGTGGACGACTTCGATAAGAGTTTTGGCGAGCGGCGTCGGCCGGCGCGGGCCGCGTTCGCGGCCGCTGCCGGCCTGTGGGGCGCGCCGCCTCCCGAGCGGACGAAATCAGATGGCGCGTCGTCCGATTTCGCGATGCCACCCGATCACGGCACGTCAGTGGATTACGCGGCGCTCGCGGAATTTCGTTTTCTGCTGCATGGTTTCGTCGAATTCAGCGAGGTCGCGGCGCGCGCGGCAGGGCTCACCCCGCGCCAGCATCAGGCGCTGTTGCAGATCAAGGGATTTCCCGAGGGTCAGGCGATGGCCGTCGGCGCCCTCGCGGCGCGGCTGCATGTCCGCCACCATAGCGCGGTCGAACTCGTCGATCGGCTGGAGCAGGCGGGATTGATCACCCGTTTCGCCGATCGGGCGGACCGGCGGCGTGTTCTGATCCGGTTGACGGGCAAGGCCGAGGCGCTGCTCGCCGGCCTCGCCCGCACCCATCAGCAGGAATTGCAGCGGCTGGGCCCGTCGCTCTCCGGCCTTTTGGAGAAATTCTCGCCACCCACCGCGTGAGCCTCTCTCAGCTTGCCGCCGCCGTGACGGCGCGCGTGGCATGAAAGCGGCGATAATCGACATGCACCTCGCCGGCCTCGTGCCAGCTCAAAATATCCTCGAACTGATGGCCGGAGAGGACGTCCGCGCCGTGATAGACATGGCGCGCATGCACCGTCGTCGAGGTGGTGGCGTCAAGACCCGTCACGACGGCGAGGATGATGATGTCATCGTCCCGCCAGGCGGCCTCGGTCAAACCAGCGCAGGGGCTTTCCGGGCCGATCGGGTGCATCACCGTCCAACTGAGCGCGAATTGCGGATTGGTGTGACGCTGCAAGGTGAGATCGAACAGCCGGCGGAACCGCGTCCCTTCCCGCGTCGTCACGGTCCGCGCGAGCGTCAGATTGACATGCGCCTCGACGATCTGGTTCGCGCGGATATTGGCGATCCGGAACATCAAGGTCGGGACGCCATCGACTGGGGTGATCACCAGGTTGCGGCTGAAGAGGACTCGCGCCGTGGGGAGGGTGAACTTGGCGATGATGAGCCCGGTCGCGAGCGGGACGAACAGAATGCCGAGCAAGGCCTCAAAGGTGACGAGCCAATGAGCATAGAGCGTCGCCGGATGCATCACGCCATAGCCGATCGTCGCCATCGTCTCGACCGAAAAGAAGAAATCATCGAGCGCCGATCCGGGCCTGGCCCCGGCGACGCTTCCCGGCTGCAGCGCGTAAAGCAGCGCGAAGATCAGATTGAGCGCGAGATAGAGCGAAATCACGATGCCAAAGAACGCGCCCCACGAGCGGGTGAGCAGAGAATGATAGACATCGCGCCAGGACTCGCGCGGCACGCCGATGCGGCGAACGATGGGCCCGCCGTTGCGCCCGCGCCGGCGCGCCCGGCCCGGCCTTCCCGCCGCGCTATCGGCCATGCGCCGCGTCATCATCGTGACTGGCGAGGCCGAGGTCGGCGATCATTCTCTCACGGATGATGAATTTCTGGATTTTTCCCGTCACCGTCATCGGGAAGTCGTCGACGAAGCGGATATAGCGGGGAATTTTCTGGTGCGCGATCTGGCCGCGACAGAATTCCCGGATTTCCTCCTCGGTCGCGCTTTCGCCGTCGTTAAGGCGGATCCAGGCGCAGAGTTCCTCGCCGTATTTGGGATCGGGAAGCCCGACCACCTGCGCTGATTGCACTTTCGGATGGCGATAAAGAAATTCCTCGATCTCGCGCGGATAAATGTTTTCGCCACCACGGATAACGAGATCCTTGATCCGCCCGACAATGGCGCCATAGCCGTCCGCGTCGATGGTGGCGAGATCGCCCGTGTGCATCCAGCCGGCGGCATCGATCGCTTCGGCGGTTTTTTCGGCATCGTTCCAATAGCCGAGCATCACCGAATAGCCCCGCGTGCAGAGTTCGCCCGGGGTGCCGCGCGGCACGATGCGCCCTTCGCCATCGATGATCTTTACCTCGAGATGCGGCTGAATGCGCCCGACCGTCGCCACCCGTTTTTCGACAGGGTCATCGGTCGCGCTCTGGAAGCTGACGGGGCTGGTTTCGGTCATGCCATAGGCGATGGTGATCTCGCGCATGTTCATCCGCTCCATCACCCGCCGCATCACCGCGATCGGACAGGGCGAGCCGGCCATGATGCCGGTGCGGAGAGAGGAGAGATCGAAGCGCGCGAAATCGGGATGATCGAGTTCGGCGATGAACATCGTCGGCACGCCATAGAGCGCCGTGCAGCGCTCGGCGGCGACGGTTTCGAGCACCGCCAGCGGATCGAAACCGGCGCTCGGGTAAACCACCGTCGCGCAATGGGTAAGGCAAGCGAGATTGGCCATCACCATGCCGAAACAATGATAGAGCGGCACCGGCGCGCAAACGCGATCGTCGGGGCCGAGACGGATCGCTTCGCCCACGAAAAAGCCATTATTGAGGATGTTATGGTGGGTGAGCGTCGCCCCTTTGGGGAATCCGGTGGTGCCGGAGGTGAACTGAATATTGATCGGGTCGTCGAACTGCAGTGTGGGCGCGACCGCGGCCAGCGCCGCTTCCGACTCCGCCGTTGCCGCGCGTGCGATCGCGGCAAAGGGAAGAAAGCCCGAAACCTCGTCGTCGCCGATCAGAATGGCGCGCTTGAGATGGGGGAGACGCGCGCTCTCGACCCGGCCCTCGGGGTCGGTGAGATTTGGCACCAGGCCCCGCAACATCGCTTCGTAATCGGAGGTCTTGAAGGTCCGCGCGAGCACGATCGCGGCGCAGCCAGAGAGGTTGAGGGCGTATTCCAGTTCGCTCACCCGATAAGCGGGATTGAGGGTGACGAGAATGATGCCGGCGCGCGCCGCGGCATATTGGGTGAGCAGCCACTCCGCGTTGTTCGGCGACCAGATGCCGATGCGATCGCCGCGTGAGAGGCCGAGCGCAAGCAAGCCGGCGGCGACACGGCTGACCTCGGCGTCGAGCTCGGCGTAGGTGAGGCGAATATTCTGATGGCGGCTGATCAAGGCGAGCCGCGCTCCCGCGCTTGCCGCCGCGCGGTGAAGAGCGGCGCCGATCGTCTCGCCGAGCAGCGGGGTTGGACTGACGCCATGGACATAGCTCATTTTGGGGTCGTGCGGCGTGATAGGCTCGATGTGGTCGGTCGGCATGACGTGCCCCCTGAACGTGGCTTGTTTTGATGATCATAGGATGTTCGTCAAAGCGGGGCAAAGCCTCGGCGCAGCTGGCGATGGCATCTTTTTAAGAAAATAGCATAAAATGATACGGACGCCGTGGGATCGCCAGCGCGGCGACGCATCATTAACGAAGCCTATACCGAAAACTGTCATCGTCAGGTATCAAAGGCTATAAAACATTCTTTCGGCCATCCATGTCCGCGACCAGCCTCGACGAATCGAGCGCACTCGACTTGCTCCGGGTTCAAACCGCGATCCTCGGGGATCTGGCGGCTGGGTTTTCGGCTGATTTTCTCGCCGTCCGGGTCTGCCATCTTGCGGAACACTATGTCCCGGGACGGATCGCGAGCATCATGGCGATGCGCGAGGACGGCCGGCTCGGCATTTTCGCCGCCCCGAGTGCCCCGCCCGGCATGATCGCCGCGCTTGATGGCCTGGCCCCCGGGGGTCGTGCCGGCTCTTGCGGGGTGGCCGCTTTCCACAACCGCCCGACCTATGTCGACGATGCCCAAAACGATCCCCGCTGGGCCGATCTCGCCGCTGTGGCGCGAGATTTCGACATCCGCTCGTGCTGGAGCTATCCGATCCGGCAGGGGGATCGTTTGATCGGCACCTTCGCGCTGACCGGCGGCGAAGGCGGCCTGCCCGATGCCCGCGCGCAGGTTTGGCTCGAAAACATCGCGGCCATCGCTGGCAACATCCTGCAGGCCGCGCGTCAGCAAACCCTGCAGCGACGCCAGAATCGGCGCTTGCAACGTCTGGCGCAGTTTCACGCCATGCTCGCCGAGGTCAACCAGATCGCCGCGAGCCGGCCAGATCAAGCGACCTTTTATGCCGAAATCTGTCGCGTTGCCACGAGCGGCGGCGAAATGCCGCTCGCTTGGATCGGTGTGCCGGACGAGACCTCCCGCTTTCAGATTATCGCCGCGAGCGGCGCGGTCGGGTATCTCGACGAGATCGTCATCTCGAGCGACCCCGACCGGCCGGAAGGGCAAGGACCGGCCGGCACGGCCTGGCGCAGCGGGGCGCCGGTGGCGATCCAGAGCTTTGCCGTTGACGAACGCTACCAGCCCTGGCGCGCGCGCGCCCGCGTCTTCAAATTGGGGGCGGCGACGGCGCTGCCCCTCAAGGTCAAGGGGCAGCCACGGGCGTTGCTTTCGCTCTATGCCCGGGAAGACGATGTGCTCGACGAGGAATTCGCCTCTCTGCTCGGCGAACTCGCGTTCGATATCGGCCTCGCGCTCGAGGCGATCGAGCAGCAGCAAAGCGTCGAGCGCTTGCACGGCCTCTATAACGCCCTCCTCGCCGCCACCGACTCCCTACTCCTGCAACGCGATGAGCAGGCGGTCATGAGGCGGACCTGCGAGCATCTCGCGACCTGTGGCCTGTTTGATGCGGTATGGATCGCGGGCATTGATCAGGATGGTTGGGTCCGGATGCGGGTCGGCCATGGGCACGGTGTGCATGTGCTCGACGGTATGGCGGTGCGTCTCGAGCAGGAAAACGCGCCGCTGACGGTGCGCGCTTTACGATCGGGGCGGGTGCATCAGTGCAATAATTATTTCGTCGACCCTTCGTTTGCGCCCTGGCATCGCTTTCTCGAACAGCGCAACTGGATTTCTGGCGCGGCGGCGCCGATTTTTCGTGGCGGCGCGGTGTATTCGGCCTTGGTGTTCAGCTCTCGCCTTCCCAATTGTTTCGATCAGGAGGTGCTCGATCTCATCGCCAAGGTGGCGCAACTCATTGGACATGGCTTGGACGAGATCGATCTCAAAGCCCGGCTCGAGTATGAGCGGCAACAGCAATTCCATCTCGCCCGCCACGACAGACTGACCGGCCTTCCCAATCGTCTGCAATTTGAGGAGCATGTCCAGCGCGCGATTGCGCGCGCGCGGCGTCAGCGCGGCTTTCTTGCCATCGGCCTCCTCGATCTCGATGATTTCAAGCCGATCAATGATGTCTGGGGCCATGCCAGCGGGGACTTGCTGTTGCGCGAGCTTGCGGCGCGTTTGCGCGCCTTGCTGCGCGAGAGCGATCTTCTCGCGCGCTTTGGCGGCGATGAATTCGTTCTTGCCATCGAGGGGCTAAACGAGATCAGCACGCTTCCCGTCCTGCTCAACCGGTTGCAATCTTCGGTCGAAAAACCCTTCGATCTCGGTGACGGGCTCAGCGTTTCCACGGCTTTCAGCCTCGGCATCGCGCTCTTTCCCGATGACGGCGACAATCCCGATCTCTTGCTCCGCCGCGCCGACGCGGCCCTTTATGTCGCCAAGGCGAACAAGGCGCGGCGGTCGCAATGGTGGCACCGCTGGAGCGCCGAAACCCTCGCGGAAAAGGAATTCCGGCTGACGCT
This portion of the Acidibrevibacterium fodinaquatile genome encodes:
- a CDS encoding MarR family winged helix-turn-helix transcriptional regulator is translated as MDDFDKSFGERRRPARAAFAAAAGLWGAPPPERTKSDGASSDFAMPPDHGTSVDYAALAEFRFLLHGFVEFSEVAARAAGLTPRQHQALLQIKGFPEGQAMAVGALAARLHVRHHSAVELVDRLEQAGLITRFADRADRRRVLIRLTGKAEALLAGLARTHQQELQRLGPSLSGLLEKFSPPTA
- a CDS encoding ion channel, encoding MADSAAGRPGRARRRGRNGGPIVRRIGVPRESWRDVYHSLLTRSWGAFFGIVISLYLALNLIFALLYALQPGSVAGARPGSALDDFFFSVETMATIGYGVMHPATLYAHWLVTFEALLGILFVPLATGLIIAKFTLPTARVLFSRNLVITPVDGVPTLMFRIANIRANQIVEAHVNLTLARTVTTREGTRFRRLFDLTLQRHTNPQFALSWTVMHPIGPESPCAGLTEAAWRDDDIIILAVVTGLDATTSTTVHARHVYHGADVLSGHQFEDILSWHEAGEVHVDYRRFHATRAVTAAAS
- a CDS encoding GAF domain-containing protein; protein product: MSATSLDESSALDLLRVQTAILGDLAAGFSADFLAVRVCHLAEHYVPGRIASIMAMREDGRLGIFAAPSAPPGMIAALDGLAPGGRAGSCGVAAFHNRPTYVDDAQNDPRWADLAAVARDFDIRSCWSYPIRQGDRLIGTFALTGGEGGLPDARAQVWLENIAAIAGNILQAARQQTLQRRQNRRLQRLAQFHAMLAEVNQIAASRPDQATFYAEICRVATSGGEMPLAWIGVPDETSRFQIIAASGAVGYLDEIVISSDPDRPEGQGPAGTAWRSGAPVAIQSFAVDERYQPWRARARVFKLGAATALPLKVKGQPRALLSLYAREDDVLDEEFASLLGELAFDIGLALEAIEQQQSVERLHGLYNALLAATDSLLLQRDEQAVMRRTCEHLATCGLFDAVWIAGIDQDGWVRMRVGHGHGVHVLDGMAVRLEQENAPLTVRALRSGRVHQCNNYFVDPSFAPWHRFLEQRNWISGAAAPIFRGGAVYSALVFSSRLPNCFDQEVLDLIAKVAQLIGHGLDEIDLKARLEYERQQQFHLARHDRLTGLPNRLQFEEHVQRAIARARRQRGFLAIGLLDLDDFKPINDVWGHASGDLLLRELAARLRALLRESDLLARFGGDEFVLAIEGLNEISTLPVLLNRLQSSVEKPFDLGDGLSVSTAFSLGIALFPDDGDNPDLLLRRADAALYVAKANKARRSQWWHRWSAETLAEKEFRLTLPDPYGPEAARVLSSLPQIKALLTEEFVTDFYHHLVTYPKGETLLEHVSEPEFAHLKNKQLQSLDGLFEPKISREGIFEKAQYLGRVYALTNVESAVIAQGVGIFQTLLGQKLLLQPLRAEERQALLQIVGARLQDMMAAQIAAHERTVATYFSFLLRSPERDGGLWDSRLWIDVAQAHLEALSGLPGIIGAELLRPDSNGVFEIEVSGGAAKHGIRPIWREDGQSPHLDDSDPRGRGLLAAAWRSQEMQICPNYATDPRVLPWREAMAAVGICSAAVLPVEDMRGRPVFVLALLGAYPRQFSSVWMRQFCTGIMQRLSLLWQQSEAASREVVPEMIAERWRARLFSGGLQMHYQPLIDFPTGRPYQVEALARLVLEDGDVLLPGQFLSALGESDLDLLFRLGLSQALQRLREWDAAGLSLSVSINLPPATLLRRECALWVREALAETGIAAHRLCLEILETGRLDRDEAQREATLQQIAALGVRFAMDDLGSGFSSLQRLRMLPFHAVKIDQSLVRNARRDPIRVLGFIGALVQLGRDLELDVVLEGLESEALVEAAAILRAKAGQGFAFAKPMPASMVVEWARHFTLNIDRYAPRTALGALAAQWRFAHSGGRTVMSADRCAVGRFIAASDLLGSEIDALHREVHEIAHQEGLHSERYRALAARLQAALLALMAAPDAAG
- a CDS encoding AMP-binding protein; this encodes MPTDHIEPITPHDPKMSYVHGVSPTPLLGETIGAALHRAAASAGARLALISRHQNIRLTYAELDAEVSRVAAGLLALGLSRGDRIGIWSPNNAEWLLTQYAAARAGIILVTLNPAYRVSELEYALNLSGCAAIVLARTFKTSDYEAMLRGLVPNLTDPEGRVESARLPHLKRAILIGDDEVSGFLPFAAIARAATAESEAALAAVAPTLQFDDPINIQFTSGTTGFPKGATLTHHNILNNGFFVGEAIRLGPDDRVCAPVPLYHCFGMVMANLACLTHCATVVYPSAGFDPLAVLETVAAERCTALYGVPTMFIAELDHPDFARFDLSSLRTGIMAGSPCPIAVMRRVMERMNMREITIAYGMTETSPVSFQSATDDPVEKRVATVGRIQPHLEVKIIDGEGRIVPRGTPGELCTRGYSVMLGYWNDAEKTAEAIDAAGWMHTGDLATIDADGYGAIVGRIKDLVIRGGENIYPREIEEFLYRHPKVQSAQVVGLPDPKYGEELCAWIRLNDGESATEEEIREFCRGQIAHQKIPRYIRFVDDFPMTVTGKIQKFIIRERMIADLGLASHDDDAAHGR